A genome region from Aggregicoccus sp. 17bor-14 includes the following:
- a CDS encoding dihydrodipicolinate reductase, whose product MAKAPEGPVPVLVMGLGSIGQSLVRSALASPEVELVGVVDSHPKLVGRPLSEVLGTPAPKLTVEPDLAKALGKGKYEGAVLLHATGSRLEQVMPELLAALKLGLCVASTCEELAFPHLKYPELAEKLDRAAQKANVAVLGAGVNPGFVLDRLPATLGQVCGPVRHATVTRVVDARTRREALQRKVGAGLSEEEFFARVDRDELGHVGLVESAALCALGLGMDCDDFEEEIVPVFAEEDIAGGAFPVKKGQVAGIFQSAVGLEEGQERVRLELTIAVGADAPGDRIELDADPKLTLEIAGGVPGDAATASLLVNAAPRLTAAEPGLLTVLELPAGR is encoded by the coding sequence ATGGCTAAAGCCCCTGAAGGGCCGGTCCCGGTGCTGGTGATGGGGCTGGGCTCCATCGGGCAGTCGCTGGTGCGCTCGGCCCTCGCCTCTCCCGAGGTCGAGCTGGTGGGGGTGGTGGACTCCCACCCGAAGCTCGTGGGGCGCCCGCTCTCCGAGGTGCTGGGCACCCCTGCGCCGAAGCTCACCGTGGAGCCGGACCTGGCGAAGGCCCTGGGCAAGGGCAAGTACGAAGGCGCGGTGCTCCTGCACGCGACCGGCAGCCGGCTCGAGCAGGTGATGCCCGAGCTGCTCGCGGCGCTGAAGCTGGGGCTGTGCGTGGCCTCCACCTGCGAGGAGCTCGCGTTCCCGCACCTCAAGTACCCGGAGCTCGCGGAGAAGCTGGACCGCGCGGCGCAGAAGGCGAACGTGGCGGTGCTGGGGGCCGGGGTGAACCCGGGCTTCGTGCTGGACCGGCTGCCGGCCACGCTGGGGCAGGTGTGCGGGCCCGTGCGCCACGCCACGGTGACGCGCGTGGTGGACGCGCGCACGCGCCGCGAGGCGCTGCAGCGCAAGGTGGGGGCGGGCCTGAGCGAGGAGGAGTTCTTCGCGCGGGTGGACCGCGACGAGCTGGGGCACGTGGGGCTGGTGGAGAGCGCGGCCCTGTGCGCGCTCGGGCTCGGCATGGACTGCGACGACTTCGAGGAGGAGATCGTCCCGGTGTTCGCCGAGGAGGACATCGCGGGCGGCGCCTTCCCGGTGAAGAAGGGCCAGGTGGCCGGCATCTTCCAGTCCGCGGTGGGGCTGGAGGAGGGCCAGGAGCGGGTGCGCCTGGAGCTGACCATCGCGGTGGGCGCGGATGCGCCCGGAGACCGCATCGAGCTGGACGCTGATCCGAAGCTGACGCTGGAGATTGCGGGTGGAGTTCCCGGGGACGCGGCCACGGCCAGCCTCCTGGTGAACGCCGCCCCGCGCCTGACGGCCGCAGAGCCGGGGCTGCTCACCGTGCTGGAGCTGCCCGCGGGCCGCTAG
- a CDS encoding MaoC family dehydratase N-terminal domain-containing protein has protein sequence MLDKNAIGRASPPTLNEVEKGAIRRFAEALGDYNPVYYDEEYARASGYPTIVAPPTFPASFHSAADLRELLGVGIKSLLHAEQAFEYERPIFAGDRIFVSTRVADVLERTGPAGKMDVAIIEDEGRDEEGNLVFRARRTLVVRAAKENA, from the coding sequence ATGCTGGACAAGAACGCGATCGGCCGGGCCAGCCCGCCGACGCTCAACGAGGTCGAGAAGGGGGCCATCCGGCGCTTCGCCGAGGCGCTCGGGGACTACAACCCGGTGTACTACGACGAGGAGTACGCCCGGGCCTCCGGCTACCCCACCATCGTGGCGCCGCCCACCTTCCCCGCGAGCTTCCACTCGGCCGCGGACCTGCGCGAGCTGCTCGGGGTGGGCATCAAGAGCCTGCTGCACGCCGAGCAGGCCTTCGAGTACGAGCGGCCCATCTTCGCGGGAGACCGCATCTTCGTGTCCACCCGCGTGGCGGACGTGCTCGAGCGCACGGGCCCTGCCGGGAAGATGGACGTCGCCATCATCGAGGACGAGGGCCGTGACGAGGAGGGCAACCTCGTGTTCCGCGCCCGCCGCACGCTCGTCGTCCGCGCCGCCAAGGAGAACGCCTGA
- a CDS encoding MaoC family dehydratase translates to MPARKLYFEAVRVGDELPALAKSPIDRVQLSRYAGASGDYNPVHVDELYAKSVGMPSVYAPGMLIMGMLGQLVSDWGRGGQLRRYNVRFIKMVWPADTVVCKGRVTDRHGQGGRYFAEIDLWAENQRGELVMKGAAQLQLFYSLEDENRQRSGQAPLVVDVPRESLRVPAAGGEGAAAAPETRGEETGAKKAPASAAAKKSSPPREKPAAAPAAPAAKKPKK, encoded by the coding sequence ATGCCCGCGCGCAAGCTGTACTTCGAGGCCGTCCGCGTCGGTGACGAGCTGCCCGCGCTCGCCAAGAGCCCCATCGACCGCGTGCAGCTCAGCCGCTACGCCGGCGCGAGCGGGGACTACAACCCCGTGCACGTGGACGAGCTCTACGCGAAGAGCGTGGGCATGCCGTCCGTGTACGCGCCCGGCATGCTGATCATGGGCATGCTCGGCCAGCTGGTGAGCGACTGGGGACGCGGCGGCCAGCTGCGCCGCTACAACGTGCGCTTCATCAAGATGGTGTGGCCGGCGGACACGGTGGTCTGCAAGGGCCGCGTGACGGACCGCCACGGCCAGGGCGGGCGCTACTTCGCGGAGATCGACCTCTGGGCCGAGAACCAGCGCGGCGAGCTGGTGATGAAGGGCGCGGCGCAGCTGCAGCTCTTCTACTCGCTCGAGGACGAGAACCGGCAGCGCTCGGGCCAGGCGCCGCTGGTCGTGGACGTGCCGCGCGAGAGCCTGCGCGTGCCGGCCGCGGGCGGCGAGGGGGCCGCGGCCGCCCCCGAGACCCGGGGCGAGGAGACGGGGGCGAAGAAGGCCCCGGCCTCCGCGGCCGCGAAGAAGAGCAGCCCCCCGCGCGAGAAGCCCGCGGCGGCGCCCGCCGCGCCCGCGGCGAAGAAGCCCAAGAAGTAG